Within Populus trichocarpa isolate Nisqually-1 chromosome 6, P.trichocarpa_v4.1, whole genome shotgun sequence, the genomic segment tgcaaATCTTCATTTAGAGAGTGTAATGGGTTGGTATTCTTTCTATCTTTTATTGCTTTAAGTTATTTGTCTTGTAGGAATTAACTAGGAACTAAGAGAGATCTAAATTGATATTAGGAATTTCGAGGTCTTGTCTTTATTCATGTTGCAACATTGAAGAGGGTATTTTGTTGAACTTAATAGTTAATAAACAATAGTGATCGTTATTGTGAAAACTAGTGATTTTAATCAAAGAGCCAAACCCATTTTCTGTTCAGATTCTGATGTCCACCTGTTTTACTTCCAGACCATCAGTGCAGACattgattcaattaaaattgCTCCCCATTTGCTATTTGTAGACCTCTTTAATATTTCTGTCAACTAAAGTTCCATGTTTTGGATGGAGgggttttcttatttgtccatcTAGACTCATTGAATGATAGTGCTATTTCTAAACAGATTGGTCCGGAGCAGATTGAAGCATTATATCAGTATGCCAAATTCCAGTTTGAATGTGGAAACTACTCTGGTGCTGCTGACTATCTGTATCAGTACAGGGCCTTGTGCACTAACAGTGAAAGGAGTCTGAGTGCATTGTGGGGAAAGATGGCAGCTGAGGTACTGATGCAAAACTGGGATATTGCTCTTGAAGAGCTTAACCGGCTGAAAGAAATAATTGATTCTAAGGTTGTTTTCCGCCACTTACTTCCTGCTCTTCTGTTTGGGTTGTatgctgtttttctttttctttttttctttttttctttttttgagtaAATGTGCTTACTGTGGAAAATGTTCTGGTGCAGAGCTTCTCAACACCTTTGAATCAGGTTCAGAGTAGAATATGGTTGATGCATTGGAGTCTCTTCATCTTTTTCAACAATGAGAATGGAAGGACACAGATTATTGACTTGTTTAATCAGGACAAGTATGacttatccttttttttctctctgcgTACATTTTCAACTTTGACATGTTTTCTATGTTTTCTCTGACTAAAAAAATGACTTGTGGATATTACTTTATCAAAACCTATACTTATTCTTAAAAACTTAAGGGGGCAGAAGTTAACCAGCATCTCTTTATCTcagtttcttttcttcctttgaaCAGGAGTAATCTCTCAAttcaataaactattttttggaCCTTCTTAAGACATATAGGCTTACAGGATGACAGGAATTATCTCCATTTATTTTAGGTATCTCAATGCCATTCAAACCAATGCACCCCATCTTTTGCGTTACCTAGCAACTGCATTCATTgtcaacaaaagaagaagaccTCAATTCAAGGACTTTATAAAGGTTATTCAGCAAGAGCAGCACTCATACAAAGATCCTATCACAGAGTTTTTGGCTTGTGTCTAtgttaattatgattttgatgagGCACAAAAGAAGATGAAGGAGTGCGAAGAAGTAAGCTTTTTATGCCCTAATGAAATTGGCATGTTAATATTCCTGAACAAGAAATGCATTTTGATATTCCTGTCCAGGAATTGAGCTGATTGCATCATTTAAGTTGTAATGAAGTTCAATTTACTGGATGcccctttaatttgtttttggtcttCGTAGTTGGTGGGGCTTTATGGTTATATGTTCTCTGTTCATAAATTTTCCTTCTGGTTGTCAGCTCCTGGATTATACTAACCTGTCACACTCATTGTAGGTGATACTAAATGATCCTTTCCTTGGCAAACATCTAGAAGATAGCAACTTTTCTACTGTGCCGTTGAGAGATGAGTTCCTTGAAAATGCCCGTCTATTTGTCTTCGAAACCTATTGCCGGATACATCAGCGCATCGACATGGAGTATGTACATCCTCCCttaaattgttttctaaaacTTCAGAACTGGAATAAATGGAAATTCTGTCCTCGGAAAAACCATCCTTTTTAGTGGATTGTGTAAAATGTCAGTTTGATCTCATTGAATGcccattcttttgtttttcaattgtgaTGCTCACATGTCTGTTGAAACTAACTTATTTGCCCCATGGAATATCTATTATCTGTACAATCAAAGAGTATAGTACCCGTggatttgatgattttgatccAAACTCTTATAATACAAAATTGATGAACTGATCCTGAGGCTTCAATGGTATTGGTCCAGAGACTTAACAGTCTgacttttttcaattgattactGCCATTTCAAGTGGTGTATGAACAAGGCTgctagtaattgttttttgctaGAAGTGCTTTCTctccttgtatatttttttttcttctattgtaACAATGCAAAATTATTTCGTCATGTAAGCTGTTTGCTTTCATGAGAAGTTAATTATCGTCCCCCCCTAAATGCACAAGGGTTGTGCTTCTATTTAATCATATTTGTGAAATGGGTCGCAGAGTCCAGAGCTGAACTGCCAATATTTCCAGTGAGCTGTGTACTAACCAAGCTTGTGATGTACATTTTATTGCTTCTGTTAAGATACTAATTCAAACTACTTTGCTGTTCGTGGCAGAGTCCTTGCAGAGAAATTGAACTTGAATTATGAGGAGGCTGAGAGATGGATTGTGAATCTCATCCGTAACTCAAAGCTTGATGCTAAGATTGATTCACAATCAGGAACTGTTATCATGGAGCCCAACCATCCCAACGTGTAAGATGGATTGTTATATCTGTAAATGACAATGATTCTTGTTACCAACTAgtcttcttgtcttttatttctATGTATACCTAGCTCCCAGATAACTTGTATATGTCAGCTCTCAGAGGTGTCTACTTCTCTTCAAGAATTTGGTCACAAATCTTTATCGAAGTTCTTGTATCTTTATCGCAGGTATGAGCAGTTGATAGATCACACCAAAGCACTATCAGGCCGTACTTCCAAGTTAGTCAGTCAGATTCTAGAGCATGCACAGGGACAGTCTGCTCGATAAAGTTTCTCTGTGAAGAAGACTCGGAGGATTTATTTGTAAGGTCGTCGGCATCTGAATTTTTGTTTCTCGTCCATCGTGGCGGTCAGATTTGGGAAATTGTACTGATTAACCAACCATTCCCACAAGTTCTAGAATTAGAGCAAATCTAGAAAACATCTATTAATTTCGAAATGAGAGTTTATGTTTTGCTTTTTCACTTCTATGAAATATCAATGCATCTTATTTTCAGCAGTCATGGGGTTGTAGTGAAGCCgaagctccttttttttttcatttttgaacttttctgtttttcaattgaatccttCTATGGGCctaattagatataattatataattaggcttgtatcaaattaaaatcaagaggactaaaatgtaaaacatggaaaaaaattgttgaggGAATTTAGTGACCGTACCAGTTGTGTCAGCCATTGAGATATTTTCTGCCTGTGAGGAGATCATCAAGATTCAAGatcgaatgaaaaaaaaaatctaacaccAAAACAGGCCGGAACACGCATAAGCTTTTTCGTTTTCGTTGTATGCTACGGTACACTAATTGTAGATCATTCCTTGAACTGTATGTTGGATTTTGAAAATAGGggtggaaaaagaaagaaacaatttgTTCTTAAATTCAACTTACTTTGTGTCATGATGGAGAGAATTCTTGCTCTTGTGATTTTGTTcgatttagggttttaattaaaacaaagaaggctaaatatgattctttctttttattttggtttaaaaatttattttatttattttttagttcttgacTTTTagggagaaaagagaaagtCGTTTGAAGTTCGTaaggaaagagaaaatcatTGGTTGGGTCATCTTTCTATGAAGTAATTAGTTTTTAGTATCAATGGGTTTCATTTAACTAGATGAGTTCGATGATGATTGTTTTTCTCTAAAcatccctaaaaaaaaattagacctgatttagagatttttttaatttagttgattttgtttttttgttgattttggggTTGTTGGGTGGTTTGAGAAGGTTTTAATAGTGACTCGGgtttatttttaagtgaaaagggGTTGAAACATGAATTCTACCTGTTTTTCCAGCTATCATAGTGGTGGTCAAAGTTTGTAACCCAGCAGACAATATGTTATTTGTCATAGTAGGCGACGCGCAGCGACTTAAAAAGCGGAAAAATATGGCCTGGGGTGCACAAGCCAACCTCGAGCCCAAGAGTTTGGGCTTTTTATGGCCCAGGCGGGCTGGGCCACCCAGGCCCGCACGCCTAGCCTAgcctctttttttcaatttcatcttttgaattgagtttttttatttataattttatcattcaatatttggttgattttgaattaatctTCATTGTTATcatgtaattaataaaaaaaatgttattgaaTCCAATGAAGTCCATAACCCGGTTTACGGGTTTTGCGGATTCCCTcgggttaacccgagtcaatctaatatatcatCATCTTGATCTCAatgttctaaaaaaatcatattaatatttatttatttattttaattcaagcCATGGTTTTATTAATCGTTTAGGTTACCTTTGAATCCAGCCGcgtagattttttttcttaggttaCCTTTGAATCCTGCCGCatagattttatttctttttgatttttttgtctttgatcatGTGAAGTTAACGGGGTTATGTTGAGGTCCCGGCtactagcaaaaaaaattttacattttaaaaaaattgatacggCCACAACATACTGCAAgccaaaaaaactaatttaccTTCTATATCGTCTTAGAATCCAGAGTACCTGGATGAGTTAGTGTCTGGTTAAGAATCCTGCGcggttttatttttgaaactgAAGCTGACAACCCTTAGGACTGGTTGGGGAAATGCAGGCGTGAACGATCTGTATTGACAATGACCCGGAGAAACCCTTGACGCATGGTAATCTCAACGGGTTTTGTTGGTACTGCTTGCTGATTTATTATGTGTAAATTTAAGCCACAAGTTCAGAGTGATGATGCtggtgaaaagaaaaggatacaTTCTTGCTTTTGGAATAATTTGGCTCGATTTTGCCCTAACCTAACCCTCACTGCTTGTAAACTCAATAGAACTCGCTCCCATGGATTGGAATCTAGGATGATTTTAGGGGATGCAGTGGTTGGGTCAGATATTTGTCTAACCCGGTCGGCCTGGGCTATCTCTCGGTTTGCTTCtaggtctctttttttttttttcttcctaataTCTTATATATTTAACTAGCTAGTCAGGGACAGGGCAGGCAGGCGTCGGAGGTGTCTATCCGTCGGGAAGGCCGAATTGCCATCTCCATTGACACATTAGTCAAGTTTGCAAGGAattattagtgattttttttaacccaatcACCCTGAAAGTTGGATAATTGATTTTGctttacttttgaaaaaaacccTATAACCAAGTCGACGAGATGCTAACAGATTTGCCACCAAGTATTTGGGTTCAAGAAGCTTTGTCCAGCAATTCACAGGATGTCAACAAGATTGTCTCAAGCTATGACACAACAGAAAAGCTTTCCGCATGCATTAAGATAAACAGTTGCCTGCATAACATCTgcattccttttcttcttattccATAAGCATAAAATAAGTAACACTCAAAGTTTTTACATccatttgtatttttctttcttttaataaataatgtaCAAGATTTTCTGTGGTGAAAAACCTTATACCACAACCACCAGGCAACCGCGAGGCCAGGAGTTAACAACAATGAAACAACATGCGTCTTATTTGATAATGCACCTGTGGTTTTTGTAAACAACAAACAGCTAGAAGTGAttcttctctgttttctctatgggggtttgaataaataaaacccCGAAGTTTTTCTGTCCAGAGTCGCTTTTGGCTTTTAGGCACAAACGGAGAGCCGAGTTTTAAGTATGCTTGCAAACAATGCCCTACAAGGTCCAGTATCCTTCAACAAAACCTTCCCTTTTAGCTTCCATAAGAAATGTAGATTTCTTAGATAGAAATCCGCCAAATTTACTGACAACTATCTATTTTAGATCAATGCCATGGTTAGTTTGGATCCATTATCAGGCTGTTAACCAGACCAATGGCTAGCCAGTCCTGATGATCCATCCTCTGACTTCATCCCTTAAAAGCTGACCTGACCCTGATCGGAAAAATGCAGTTTGCTTTTGATCCTGAGACATAGCATATTTTTCCTACCATCACCAACGTGAATAACCATTAGTCTTCCAATTATCCTGCCAATGTCGACGGTATTCATTTCTCTCATTTGAGTTGCTGCGCGTGTATGTTCTTCTATGACTGCTTCCATTGTTTTCCTTTGATGCTTTTCTAATTTCCTCGTCAAGATCATATTCTGACCGctgtcaattaaaaaacaacacagcAAAATGAGGCAATAGTTACTAGTCAAAATAATGTAAACAGAATAAGAGAGTGTTTTTGAGTGAGACTCCAACTAGAATTTCTAGATAAATCTCAAACCTCATTCGACAATGTGCTCTAGCCCTTATTTTAGGTTGATAGTTATTGAGTTGAATTTGAACTTAGACACAAAAGGCAGTTCACTAGTCAGAAGGACAAACAGAGTAAACGATTTTGGTCCTTGAGATTCTAGTGTTTAACAACCTTCACTAAAAAGCAGGCTGCAAAGAACAGGTATATGATAACACCATCCTGTGATCTCCAAGTCATGTCTATCCAAGTTTTGGGATCAAGAATGCACGCATATCAAAAGTAATTTATATCAGAGATCAGGCAGCAAGATTAAACATCTGTCGTTGTAGTATACAACATAATACAGGGTACTGATAGAGCAGACGAATAAACAGACTACGAAACAGCATTTAACATGCTCCCTTCTAGTTCACAGGGCCATAAATAGTGgaatggaaaaacaaagaaactgtTAAAACTTAGAAGGAATGAAAATAATGGAACTGGAAAGTTTCCAACCCTGTTTGATTACCGTTAATGAATGCTTGAAATAAGAATCAAGGGACTGGAATGGATAACAAAATGTTCAAACAACAAACTAAATCTTGATACTATATGACTGGGCAACaggctgatattaaaaaacatgtatgtCTGGAGCAAATGAGTCGAATGATAAAGCAACCCATTCTTTTTCCTTCTGAGAATTGTTATAGTGTTGATGATGGCAATGATTCAGTGTTAGAagtggttttttatatatatatattattttttagagatgGTGGAAATATTTGGGAATCGATGGTGGATGGCAGATGTGGTGGCATCAATGGTGATGGTTATTACTGTGATAGTATTGCAGCAACGGTCACGGCCATGTTATAGTTGATGGTAGCATTGATCATGTCATAATGGTTATCATGGATTGCAGTAACAATGGCAGTGCTAATATTGATGATGTTTACAATTGAGGGAGCAGTGCTGATGGTCATGATGATGATAGTGGGACCATGGTGGTGATAGCAGTGATGGTGGTGGATGGTGGCTATATGTAGTagaagtggtggtggtggtggctaTATGTAGTagaagtggtggtggtggtggtggctgcTATATGTGGTAATAATGTTACTAGCATTGGTGGCAATGAATGGTGGTTGCTACTGTGTTGATTGTGATATTGACaacaattttttcagttttctacATCAACCAAATATACAGCGCACGTTCATACATGCAAATTATACAACATTCATTTCCATTTTCAATTAACTGCTGCTAaccaaaagttaaaaaaaaaaaggatgtctTCATTCCTAGTAATCAAGATGACCGACTATAGCAGCCACACAGACATGGTCGATTAGAGATGTAAAAGACTGGCAAAGGCAATTAAATAGCagaacacacaaaaaaagatgGGAAATGATTACAATACaggtaattgaaaaaaagaacacaGCTCCAAGTCTAGAATATAGCCACACATTAGCCATGTCAAGTTCAAATCAAGTGAATAACAAACCTTTGAGGAGTCTGAGAGTACTGCATATGCTTCTCCAATCATCTTAAATAGCCTGTCAGCATCTGCGTGAACCTCCTGAACAATTTCCTTCCAGAGCTGCCTGTCATGACCACTTTCACTTCTTGCCAGGAACTGACCAGCCTACGGAAAAGgggggaaagaaagaaaaaagaaaatacaagagGAACCTGTAAGATTTGAAACAGGTCCAGCGGTCATATATGCAGGTGTGGAAAGTTTAAAACCTTGTCTGGGTGATGTTTAAGAGCTGCTTTGCGGTATGCCTTTTTTATATCAGCTGCCGTGTCAGAATCTTTGACTCCCCTGGCAAAGAAATTCTTTGTTGTCAACAACTTATAAATGTATAATATGCAACAGTTACGAAGTATGGCCAGAAAATAGCCTCAACTGCTTCAGACAAAAACATTCCACGTTCCAAAGCCCAGGGATGTGGAAACAGTAGCAGATAAAATACTAGTAGAAAAaagcagaatttttttttcagtcaaGGATGATGCGTGACTGAGCAGGTTTGAGGtttacaattctaaaaaaaatgaagaaaaagaaaatggtacTTCACATTCTTAATGAAAGAGCTTTACCAAATTTCAAATTGTCAATAGATACATTAACATCTTCTAAAGGAGAAGCATGCAAATGCCAAGATAGAATTAAAAGTTATGCTCAGAAAAGGTTCAGCTTCAAAAACCATGACAAGGAAAATAATGATTATAATACAACAAATCTGGCAGCAAGACCACCATGAGTCCGGAATCACCACAAGCATATGATTTAATTAGAACAATAGCATCCAAACATTACAAACATGATTTTGGTCCATGGAAAGCATCATATCTTGAAAGTTCTAAAATGACTTACAAAATACGATATAAATCCAATGGGATTCCTTTCTTAGCCTCCTCTTCCATTAATGACAAATGCTGACGAGCTTGCCTTAATTCTTTTGTCCTACTGGTGGATCTAGCAGGTTTGCTGGACTGTCTGACTTTTTCATCAGATAGATTTTCAAGAACGGATACAAGTCTTTGAAGGTCAATAGCTGCCTGTCCATAGTCTCTAATCATCTCATGCAAGGCTGCTCTTCTGGAAACTGCCTGCAACAGATACATGCAGTTGAGCAATA encodes:
- the LOC7473602 gene encoding eukaryotic translation initiation factor 3 subunit E produces the protein MATYDLTPRIAPNLDRHLVFPLLEFLQERQLYPDEQILKAKIELLNKTNMVDYAMDIHKSLYHTEDVPQDMIERRVEVVARLKALEEAATPLVSFLQNASAVQELRADKQYNLQMLHDRYQIGPEQIEALYQYAKFQFECGNYSGAADYLYQYRALCTNSERSLSALWGKMAAEVLMQNWDIALEELNRLKEIIDSKSFSTPLNQVQSRIWLMHWSLFIFFNNENGRTQIIDLFNQDKYLNAIQTNAPHLLRYLATAFIVNKRRRPQFKDFIKVIQQEQHSYKDPITEFLACVYVNYDFDEAQKKMKECEEVILNDPFLGKHLEDSNFSTVPLRDEFLENARLFVFETYCRIHQRIDMEVLAEKLNLNYEEAERWIVNLIRNSKLDAKIDSQSGTVIMEPNHPNVYEQLIDHTKALSGRTSKLVSQILEHAQGQSAR